In the Sarcophilus harrisii chromosome 1, mSarHar1.11, whole genome shotgun sequence genome, one interval contains:
- the ICAM1 gene encoding intercellular adhesion molecule 1, producing MRLLRPLPALAALLLLSLLSSSGDQVNLPQTQVWVDPPNPVILLGTKVIVNCSTDCADPLDIGLETRLARNVESSGTSWKAFSLSNVTQDNSPLCFVNCPGKRQGSARANIMVYELPRRLELSLEPSQEHSSPPIPVGQNIILTCRLAGGRPRQRLTVALLQGTQKISRQSAPESTLDTVVFEFPMTASRQDDDTSFSCHAELDLQARGLELYESSSAPLKLYTYDIAPEPPNLMASQVLEVRTKKQVSCDMHNLFPVERAQIQLSWGGQILTQNSTTRQGNLLKATATITAQEEGDRELTCRVTLENEIRQISENVTVYYLSEPTFTVSDPIEKGSLVNLTCHAKPPARAVIEGAPSNETDRLSLIVQEKDNGRLFTCSAVLELRGETVTKNRTLKINFSVQEEMDLTPILIGVLVSVVAVSLLSFVGYIYYRQRRIRSYELKKAQEARAMQLIKPEAKLCP from the exons ATGAGACTCCTCAGGCCCCTTCCCGCTCTTGCTGCGCTCTTGCTCCTGTCCCTACTCTCATCTTCAG GAGACCAGGTGAACCTCCCCCAGACTCAGGTCTGGGTGGATCCCCCAAACCCCGTGATCCTCTTGGGGACTAAAGTAATTGTGAACTGCAGCACCGACTGCGCCGATCCCCTTGATATCGGCCTGGAGACTAGGCTGGCGAGGAACGTGGAGAGCTCGGGGACCAGCTGGAAAGCCTTCAGCTTGAGTAACGTGACCCAAGATAACAGTCCGCTGTGCTTTGTTAACTGTCCCGGAAAGCGCCAGGGCAGCGCCAGGGCGAACATCATGGTTTACG AGCTGCCAAGGAGGCTGGAGCTGAGTCTGGAGCCTTCTCAGGAGCACTCTTCTCCCCCGATCCCCGTGGGCCAGAACATCATCTTAACCTGCCGCCTGGCAGGTGGGAGACCTCGGCAGCGCCTGACGGTGGCGCTGCTTCAGGGGACCCAGAAGATAAGCAGACAGTCGGCCCCTGAAAGTACCCTCGATACAGTCGTTTTTGAGTTCCCCATGACGGCCAGTAGGCAGGATGACGACACCAGCTTCTCCTGCCACGCTGAGCTGGACCTTCAGGCACGGGGGTTGGAGCTTTATGAGAGCAGCTCAGCCCCCCTGAAGCTCTACACTTATG aCATAGCACCAGAGCCCCCGAACCTTATGGCCTCCCAGGTCCTGGAAGTTAGGACCAAGAAGCAGGTGAGCTGTGATATGCACAATCTGTTCCCAGTGGAGAGAGCTCAAATACAACTGTCCTGGGGAGGGCAGATCCTGACTCAAAACAGCACCACCCGACAAGGCAACCTGCTGAAGGCCACAGCCACAATCACAGCCCAGGAGGAGGGTGATCGAGAGCTGACCTGCAGGGTGACATTGGAAAATGAAATCAGGCAGATATCAGAAAATGTGACAGTCTACT ACTTATCGGAGCCCACTTTTACGGTCAGTGATCCCATCGAGAAGGGAAGCCTGGTGAACTTGACCTGCCACGCCAAACCACCGGCCAGGGCCGTGATTGAGGGAGCTCCATCTAATGAAACTGATAGGCTATCCCTGATAGTCCAGGAGAAAGACAACGGGCGCTTGTTCACCTGCTCCGCCGTCCTGGAACTGCGAGGAGAGACAGTCACCAAGAATAGAACCCTGAAAATAAACTTCTCAG TCCAGGAAGAAATGGACCTGACTCCAATTCTCATCGGCGTACTGGTCAGCGTGGTGGCTGTGAGTCTTCTGAGCTTCGTGGGATACATCTATTACCGGCAGCGGCGAATTAGGAGTTATGAACTGAAGAAGGCACAGGAGGCGAGAGCCATGCAGCTGATTAAGCCAGAGGCCAAACTCTGCCCCTAG
- the MRPL4 gene encoding 39S ribosomal protein L4, mitochondrial, which translates to MLLIRGALGLRGPGRSLIPARRALSALTGGDLEVPEHALTTASPPPVGVPLLRRCELPVPVHRGPVQAWVESLRGYEETRLGLADLHPDVFSVAPRLDILHEVAIWQKNFKRISYAKTKTRAEVRGGGRKPWRQKGSGRARHGSIRSPIWRGGGIAHGPRGPTSYYYMLPMKVRVLGLKVALTVKLMQDDLHVVDSLELPTSDPKYLSDLVRHRCWGDSVLLVDVNEEMPQNIVSAVSNLKTINLIPAVGLNVHSMLKHQTLVLTLNTVAFLEKKLLWHDKRYTALYPFRLPYSDFP; encoded by the exons ATGCTTCTGATCCGGGGAGCCCTGGGGCTCCGGGGTCCTGGTCGGAGTCTGATCCCAGCACGAAGG GCCCTCTCCGCGCTGACCGGGGGAGACCTCGAAGTCCCGGAGCATGCGTTGACTACAG CATCCCCGCCCCCCGTCGGTGTCCCCCTGCTCCGTCGCTGTGAGCTCCCGGTTCCCGTGCACCGGGGTCCGGTGCAAGCCTGGGTGGAATCCCTCCGGGGCTATGAAGAAACGCGCTTGGGCCTGGCCGACCTGCATCCCGATGTGTTCTCCGTGGCACCCAG gcTGGACATTCTACATGAGGTTGCTATATGGCAGAAGAACTTCAAAAGAATT AGTTATGCCAAGACCAAGACACGGGCAGAGGtgagaggaggtgggaggaagccCTGGAGGCAGAAAGGTTCAGGCCGAGCCCGGCACGGAAGCATCCGCTCCCCAATCTGGCGAGGAG GTGGTATTGCCCATGGTCCACGGGGTCCGACTAGCTATTACTATATGTTACCTATGAAGGTTCGAGTGCTGGGCCTCAAGGTGGCCCTGACAGTCAAGCTGATGCAG GATGATCTTCATGTGGTAGATTCCTTGGAGCTGCCAACCTCAGACCCAAAATATTTGTCAGACCTGGTTCGGCACCGGTGTTGGGGTGACTCAGTCCTCCTTGTTGATGT GAATGAGGAGATGCCCCAGAACATAGTTTCCGCTGTATCCAACCTGAAGACCATCAACCTGATACCAGCAGTTG GCCTCAATGTCCACAGTATGCTGAAGCACCAGACCTTGGTCTTGACTCTCAACACTGTTGCCTTCCTAGAGAAGAAGCTGTTATGGCACGATAAGCGCTACACAGCCCTCTACCCATTCCGCCTGCCCTACAGCGACTTCCCTTGA
- the ICAM4 gene encoding intercellular adhesion molecule 4, with product MKAPSPLALLIPLLVAAGGGQEARGPFWVQVLPREISVIPGSSIWINCSTSCAQPEAWGLITSLTQGKKETGPGWAAFQLLDVRRWASAVRCFFTCAGETQEATATIRAYSPPRTVVLEEPPLLDLGTEYQFRCRAFFVFPLETLTMILSLGGRVLWSTSLAGSGYRLDSANVTWTFTLHARLQDIGQLMSCHAQLNLDGVLVTRSSRPVKLHFRENPLSRVVAWGALAALAGLLLLMASGVFLLQPRGQLQPKGACLRQVESQLRRCLGR from the exons ATGAAGGCACCCTCCCCTCTTGCCTTACTGATCCCACTGCTGGTTGCCGCTGGTGGTGGCCAAG AGGCCCGTGGGCCcttctgggttcaagtcttgcccCGAGAGATAAGCGTAATCCCTGGCAGTTCCATTTGGATTAACTGCAGCACAAGCTGTGCCCAGCCAGAAGCCTGGGGACTGATCACTTCACTGACTCAGGGCAAAAAGGAGACAGGACCAGGATGGGCCGCTTTCCAGTTGCTGGATGTGAGGAGGTGGGCTTCAGCGGTCCGATGCTTCTTCACATGTGCGGGAGAAACCCAGGAGGCCACTGCCACAATCAGGGCCTACA gcCCCCCGCGCACCGTGGTCTTGGAAGAGCCACCCCTCCTGGACTTGGGCACCGAGTACCAGTTCCGATGCCGTGCATTCTTTGTCTTCCCTCTGGAGACGCTAACTATGATCCTGAGCCTCGGGGGCAGGGTCCTGTGGTCCACTAGCTTAGCTGGATCCGGTTACCGCCTGGACTCAGCCAATGTGACCTGGACCTTCACACTCCACGCCCGCCTCCAGGACATAGGGCAGCTCATGTCCTGCCATGCACAGCTTAACCTAGACGGCGTCCTGGTCACTCGAAGCTCCAGGCCCGTGAAACTCCACTTCCGAG AGAACCCGTTGTCTCGAGTGGTAGCCTGGGGCGCCTTAGCAGCCCTGGCTGGGCTCCTGCTTCTTATGGCTTCAGGTGTGTTCCTCTTGCAGCCCAGGGGCCAGCTGCAGCCAAAAGGCGCCTGCCTCCGCCAGGTGGAATCCCAGCTGAGAAGGTGTTTGGGACGTTGA